The Populus trichocarpa isolate Nisqually-1 chromosome 2, P.trichocarpa_v4.1, whole genome shotgun sequence genome has a window encoding:
- the LOC7463214 gene encoding uncharacterized protein LOC7463214: MERSTPVRKPHTSTADLLTWSETPPPDSPAVGSASRSTRPHQPSDGISKVVFGGQVTEEEFESLNKRKPCSGYKMKEMTGSGIFAANGENDLAESGSANPTANSKTGLRMYQQAIAGISHISFAEEESVSPKKPTTLPEVAKQRELSGTLESESDAMLKKQISTAKSKELSGHDIFAPPPEILPRPTTVRALALQESIQLGEPSPRNPAGDQMSSEESVVKTAKKIYNQKFNELSGNNVFKGDAPPSTAEKPLSVAKLREMSGSDIFSDGKVESRDYLGGVRKPPGGESSIALV; this comes from the exons aTGGAGAGGAGCACTCCGGTTAGGAAACCACACACTTCCACTGCAGATCTGCTCACGTGGTCCGAGACTCCGCCTCCTGATTCTCCCGCCGTTGGCTCTGCTTCTCGCTCCACTCGGCCCCACCAG CCGTCAGACGGGATCAGTAAGGTGGTGTTTGGAGGTCAAGTTACCGAGGAGGAGTTCGAGAGCTTAAATAAACG GAAACCTTGTTCTGGGTATAAAATGAAGGAGATGACTGGCAGTGGCATTTTTGCAGCCAATGGAGAGAATGATTTGGCTGAATCTGGCAGTGCCAACCCCACTGCTAATAGCAAAACAGGACTCAGAATGTACCAG CAAGCAATTGCTGGAATCAGTCACATTTCATTtgcagaggaagagagtgtttCTCCCAAAAAGCCTACTACCCTGCCTGAGGTGGCAAAGCAGCGCGAGCTAAGTGGAACCTTAGAAAGTGAGTCTGATGCCATGTTGAAGAAGCAGATCTCCACTGCCAAGTCCAAGGAGCTCAGTGGACATGACATCTTTGCACCCCCTCCTGAAATTTTACCACGGCCAACAACTGTGCGTGCTTTAGCTTTGCAAGAAAGCATCCAATTGGGTGAACCTTCTCCACGAAAT CCTGCTGGAGATCAAATGTCTAGTGAAGAATCAGTGGTGAAGACagcaaagaaaatttataaCCAGAAATTCAATGAACTTTCAGGAAATAACGTATTCAAAGGTGATGCTCCTCCATCTACTGCAGAGAAACCGCTGAGTGTGGCAAAATTGCGAGAGATGAGCGGCAGTGATATATTTTCTGATGGGAAGGTAGAGTCTCGAGACTACCTAGGTGGCGTACGCAAGCCTCCTGGCGGTGAGAGCAGCATTgctttggtttaa
- the LOC7495149 gene encoding pumilio homolog 14 isoform X1, with translation MMMMMMYKQQSEREKKVMEKMRKREEELLNGGGLNGSYLRLLHKKSLLSGSPLSDTSVSLQSSPEFSPSSSFSNGFFSSEDASGSPFATAPPLSPPLFEEATCHQSPSYLYFNGLSLDDSKSPHNINDLSQDFVRMNIREEQNGGVKMKGFEMDPHGDGFGFGDVGVDGSLGVGIVPYNVKNHGSYGGLNNGDFSNDGCDSESFQSSTRGVSLSCNDVMGCRFNGFEKGGFDSVESFPAHNHQSDDFCPGSRWFKNQSDYFLEQSKKQGKWRYEGPHQSQNPFSTRPFVNDALVGPQQYKMDSNGGRVAMDSLSYSLLNGHDRLGESLLLKGRTVPSTRNGVPQSLMSMKGAGDMESLCREDSFILQGRGLNHASHRGHDALRDHNKNHFNEIAVRNMQGESIKPDDCSLHEGIRENGRRLGSHSPLPMAPSFTSLNEFRGYVYLMAQDQNGCLFLQKIFEEGTSQDVELIFDEIIGHIVELMLKPFGNYVVQKLLDVCDEKHRLLIVRMITNEPGMLVRICLNTYGTRVVQRLIETLKTRQQISSVILALKPGVLDLVKDQNGNHVIQRCLNLLSNEDNKFIFDAATKFCVEIATHRHGCCVMQRCIAHATGKHWDKLMTEISRNGLLLAQDPFGNYVVQYIMDLKNSCSIAILLSQFKGNYVHLSMQKFGSHVVERCLGHFEESRSQIVLELLSVPRFEQLLQDPFANYVIQCALAVTKQGALHSLLVEAVRPHSTLRTSPYCKRIFSRNLLKK, from the exons atgatgatgatgatgatgtataaACAACAATCTGAGAGGGAAAAGAAGGTTATGGAGAAGATGAGGAAGAGAGAGGAAGAGCTGTTGAATGGAGGAGGACTGAATGGGTCATATTTGAGGCTTCTTCATAAGAAGTCACTTTTGAGTGGTTCTCCTTTGAGTGATACTAGTGTATCATTGCAATCATCACCTGAGTTTTCTCCTTCAAGCTCTTTCTCAAATGGGTTTTTCTCTTCTGAGGATGCTTCAGGCTCACCATTTGCAACAGCACCTCCTCTTTCTCCTCCTTTATTTGAAGAGGCTACGTGTCATCAATCACCCAGTTACCTTTACTTTAATGGACTGAGTTTGGATGATTCTAAATCACCTCATAACATCAATGATTTGTCTCAAGATTTTGTTAGAATGAATATTAGAGAGGAACAAAATGGCGGCGTTAAAATGAAGGGATTTGAGATGGACCCCCATGGtgatggttttggttttggtgatGTAGGTGTTGATGGTTCTCTGGGTGTGGGTATTGTACCATATAATGTTAAAAATCATGGCTCTTATGGTGGTTTAAACAATGGGGATTTTAGCAATGATGGTTGTGATTCGGAAAGCTTTCAATCATCTACTCGTGGAGTTTCTTTGAGTTGTAATGATGTTATGGGATGTAGATTTAATGGATTTGAAAAGGGTGGTTTTGATTCAGTGGAGTCTTTTCCTGCCCATAATCACCAGTCCGATGATTTTTGTCCTGGCTCTAGGTGGTTTAAAAACCAGAGCGATTATTTTTTGGAGCAGAGCAAAAAACAGGGAAAATGGAGATATGAGGGGCCTCATCAATCGCAGAACCCATTTAGCACTAGACCTTTCGTTAACGACGCTCTTGTTGGCCCTCAGCAATATAAAATGGATTCTAATGGAGGCAGGGTAGCCATGGATTCATTGAGTTACTCTTTGTTGAATGGTCATGATCGATTGGGTGAAAGTCTGCTGTTAAAAGGAAGGACTGTACCAAGCACTCGCAACGGTGTTCCTCAGTCTCTCATGTCTATGAAAGGTGCAGGGGATATGGAAAGTCTTTGCCGCGAGGATAGTTTCATTTTACAAGGAAGAGGTCTCAATCATGCCAGCCATAGAGGACATGATGCTTTGAGAGATCACAATAAGAATCACTTCAATGAGATTGCTGTGCGGAACATGCAGGGGGAAAGCATTAAACCAGATGATTGTTCTCTTCATGAAGGAATACGTGAAAATGGTCGGAGACTAGGTAGTCATAGCCCATTGCCAATGGCTCCAAGTTTTACTTCCTTGAATGAGTTCCGGGGTTATGTATACTTAATGGCACAAGATCAGAATGGTTGCCTTTTCTTACAAAAGATTTTTGAAGAGGGAACAAGCCAAGATGTTGAACtaatatttgatgaaattattggCCATATTGTTGAACTTATGTTGAAGCCATTTGGCAATTATGTCGTCCAGAAGCTATTGGATGTGTGCGATGAAAAACATAGATTGCTGATAGTGCGCATGATCACCAATGAGCCCGGAATGCTTGTTAGAATTTGCTTAAACACATACGG CACACGAGTAGTGCAGAGGTTGATCGAGACTCTCAAAACCAGGCAGCAGATTTCTTCAGTAATATTGGCCCTGAAACCTGGTGTGCTTGATCTTGTCAAGGATCAGAATGGAAATCATGTTATTCAGCGTTGTTTGAACCTCCTGAGCAATGAAGATAACAAG TTCATTTTTGATGCTGCGACAAAGTTTTGTGTTGAGATCGCAACTCATCGTCATGGATGCTGTGTAATGCAACGATGTATTGCACATGCCACTGGAAAACATTGGGATAAGTTAATGACTGAAATTTCTAGAAACGGACTTCTTCTTGCACAAGATCCTTTCGG AAATTATGTTGTTCAATACATCATGGATCTGAAGAACTCATGTAGCATTGCCATCTTGCTTTCTCAATTCAAAGGGAACTATGTGCACCTCTCCATGCAAAAATTTGGCAGCCATGTGGTTGAGAGGTGCCTTGGGCATTTTGAAGAGAGCCGGTCACAAATTGTTCTTGAACTGCTCTCAGTGCCTCGCTTTGAACAGCTGCTGCAGGATCCATTTGCCAACTACGTCATTCAATGTGCTTTAGCAGTTACCAAG CAGGGTGCTCTTCATTCTTTACTGGTCGAAGCAGTCCGACCACACTCAACGTTACGCACCAGCCCGTATTGTAAGAGAATCTTCTCACGAAACCTGTTGAAGAAATGA
- the LOC7495149 gene encoding uncharacterized protein LOC7495149 isoform X2, translating into MMMMMMYKQQSEREKKVMEKMRKREEELLNGGGLNGSYLRLLHKKSLLSGSPLSDTSVSLQSSPEFSPSSSFSNGFFSSEDASGSPFATAPPLSPPLFEEATCHQSPSYLYFNGLSLDDSKSPHNINDLSQDFVRMNIREEQNGGVKMKGFEMDPHGDGFGFGDVGVDGSLGVGIVPYNVKNHGSYGGLNNGDFSNDGCDSESFQSSTRGVSLSCNDVMGCRFNGFEKGGFDSVESFPAHNHQSDDFCPGSRWFKNQSDYFLEQSKKQGKWRYEGPHQSQNPFSTRPFVNDALVGPQQYKMDSNGGRVAMDSLSYSLLNGHDRLGESLLLKGRTVPSTRNGVPQSLMSMKGAGDMESLCREDSFILQGRGLNHASHRGHDALRDHNKNHFNEIAVRNMQGESIKPDDCSLHEGIRENGRRLGSHSPLPMAPSFTSLNEFRGYVYLMAQDQNGCLFLQKIFEEGTSQDVELIFDEIIGHIVELMLKPFGNYVVQKLLDVCDEKHRLLIVRMITNEPGMLVRICLNTYGTRVVQRLIETLKTRQQISSVILALKPGVLDLVKDQNGNHVIQRCLNLLSNEDNKFIFDAATKFCVEIATHRHGCCVMQRCIAHATGKHWDKLMTEISRNGLLLAQDPFGNYVVQYIMDLKNSCSIAILLSQFKGNYVHLSMQKFGSHVVERCLGHFEESRSQIVLELLSVPRFEQLLQDPFANYVIQCALAVTKGALHSLLVEAVRPHSTLRTSPYCKRIFSRNLLKK; encoded by the exons atgatgatgatgatgatgtataaACAACAATCTGAGAGGGAAAAGAAGGTTATGGAGAAGATGAGGAAGAGAGAGGAAGAGCTGTTGAATGGAGGAGGACTGAATGGGTCATATTTGAGGCTTCTTCATAAGAAGTCACTTTTGAGTGGTTCTCCTTTGAGTGATACTAGTGTATCATTGCAATCATCACCTGAGTTTTCTCCTTCAAGCTCTTTCTCAAATGGGTTTTTCTCTTCTGAGGATGCTTCAGGCTCACCATTTGCAACAGCACCTCCTCTTTCTCCTCCTTTATTTGAAGAGGCTACGTGTCATCAATCACCCAGTTACCTTTACTTTAATGGACTGAGTTTGGATGATTCTAAATCACCTCATAACATCAATGATTTGTCTCAAGATTTTGTTAGAATGAATATTAGAGAGGAACAAAATGGCGGCGTTAAAATGAAGGGATTTGAGATGGACCCCCATGGtgatggttttggttttggtgatGTAGGTGTTGATGGTTCTCTGGGTGTGGGTATTGTACCATATAATGTTAAAAATCATGGCTCTTATGGTGGTTTAAACAATGGGGATTTTAGCAATGATGGTTGTGATTCGGAAAGCTTTCAATCATCTACTCGTGGAGTTTCTTTGAGTTGTAATGATGTTATGGGATGTAGATTTAATGGATTTGAAAAGGGTGGTTTTGATTCAGTGGAGTCTTTTCCTGCCCATAATCACCAGTCCGATGATTTTTGTCCTGGCTCTAGGTGGTTTAAAAACCAGAGCGATTATTTTTTGGAGCAGAGCAAAAAACAGGGAAAATGGAGATATGAGGGGCCTCATCAATCGCAGAACCCATTTAGCACTAGACCTTTCGTTAACGACGCTCTTGTTGGCCCTCAGCAATATAAAATGGATTCTAATGGAGGCAGGGTAGCCATGGATTCATTGAGTTACTCTTTGTTGAATGGTCATGATCGATTGGGTGAAAGTCTGCTGTTAAAAGGAAGGACTGTACCAAGCACTCGCAACGGTGTTCCTCAGTCTCTCATGTCTATGAAAGGTGCAGGGGATATGGAAAGTCTTTGCCGCGAGGATAGTTTCATTTTACAAGGAAGAGGTCTCAATCATGCCAGCCATAGAGGACATGATGCTTTGAGAGATCACAATAAGAATCACTTCAATGAGATTGCTGTGCGGAACATGCAGGGGGAAAGCATTAAACCAGATGATTGTTCTCTTCATGAAGGAATACGTGAAAATGGTCGGAGACTAGGTAGTCATAGCCCATTGCCAATGGCTCCAAGTTTTACTTCCTTGAATGAGTTCCGGGGTTATGTATACTTAATGGCACAAGATCAGAATGGTTGCCTTTTCTTACAAAAGATTTTTGAAGAGGGAACAAGCCAAGATGTTGAACtaatatttgatgaaattattggCCATATTGTTGAACTTATGTTGAAGCCATTTGGCAATTATGTCGTCCAGAAGCTATTGGATGTGTGCGATGAAAAACATAGATTGCTGATAGTGCGCATGATCACCAATGAGCCCGGAATGCTTGTTAGAATTTGCTTAAACACATACGG CACACGAGTAGTGCAGAGGTTGATCGAGACTCTCAAAACCAGGCAGCAGATTTCTTCAGTAATATTGGCCCTGAAACCTGGTGTGCTTGATCTTGTCAAGGATCAGAATGGAAATCATGTTATTCAGCGTTGTTTGAACCTCCTGAGCAATGAAGATAACAAG TTCATTTTTGATGCTGCGACAAAGTTTTGTGTTGAGATCGCAACTCATCGTCATGGATGCTGTGTAATGCAACGATGTATTGCACATGCCACTGGAAAACATTGGGATAAGTTAATGACTGAAATTTCTAGAAACGGACTTCTTCTTGCACAAGATCCTTTCGG AAATTATGTTGTTCAATACATCATGGATCTGAAGAACTCATGTAGCATTGCCATCTTGCTTTCTCAATTCAAAGGGAACTATGTGCACCTCTCCATGCAAAAATTTGGCAGCCATGTGGTTGAGAGGTGCCTTGGGCATTTTGAAGAGAGCCGGTCACAAATTGTTCTTGAACTGCTCTCAGTGCCTCGCTTTGAACAGCTGCTGCAGGATCCATTTGCCAACTACGTCATTCAATGTGCTTTAGCAGTTACCAAG GGTGCTCTTCATTCTTTACTGGTCGAAGCAGTCCGACCACACTCAACGTTACGCACCAGCCCGTATTGTAAGAGAATCTTCTCACGAAACCTGTTGAAGAAATGA
- the LOC7495150 gene encoding annexin Gh1, with amino-acid sequence MSTLTVPQQVPPVSEDVEQLRKAFSGWGTNEGLIISILGHRNAAQRKLIRQAYAEAYGEDLLKALDKELSNDFERVLLLWTLDPAERDAALANEATKRWTSSNQVLMEIACTRSSNELLLARQAYHARFKKSLEEDVAHHTSGDFRKLLFPLVSSYRYDGDEVNMTLAKSEAKMLHEKISNKAYSDEELIRILATRSKAQINATLNQYKNEFGNDINKDLKADPNDEFLALLRATVKCLTRPEKYFEKVLRLAINKRGTNEGALTRVVATRAEIDMKLIKDEYQRRNSIPLDRAIVKDTDGEYEKLLLELVGHEDA; translated from the exons ATGTCGACTCTTACGGTTCCTCAACAAGTTCCTCCCGTGTCTGAAGACGTTGAGCAGCTGAGAAAAGCCTTCTcag GATGGGGGACAAACGAGGGTTTGATCATATCCATTTTGGGTCACAGGAATGCTGCTCAACGCAAGCTGATTCGACAGGCATATGCTGAGGCTTATGGGGAAGATCTACTCAAGGCATTGGACAAGGAACTTTCAAATGATTTTGAG AGGGTGCTGCTGCTTTGGACCCTTGATCCAGCTGAAAGGGATGCTGCTTTGGCTAATGAGGCCACAAAGAGATGGACTTCGAGCAATCAGGTACTTATGGAGATTGCCTGCACGAGGTCATCAAATGAACTGCTTCTTGCAAGGCAGGCTTATCATGCTCGTTTTAAGAAGTCCCTTGAAGAGGATGTTGCACATCACACAAGTGGGGACTTCCGCAAG CTTCTGTTTCCTCTTGTGTCCTCTTACCGTTATGATGGAGATGAGGTGAACATGACCCTTGCAAAATCAGAGGCTAAGATGCTCCATGAGAAGATTTCAAATAAGGCTTACAGTGATGAGGAACTCATCAGGATTTTGGCTACCAGGAGCAAAGCACAGATCAATGCTACTCTGAATCAATACAAAAATGAATTTGGTAATGATATCAACAAG GACTTGAAAGCCGATCCTAATGATGAGTTCCTCGCGTTGCTGAGGGCCACAGTTAAGTGCTTGACACGCCCTGAGAAGTACTTTGAGAAGGTTCTTCGTCTGGCAATCAACAAAAGAGGAACTAATGAAGGTGCTCTGACTAGAGTTGTCGCTACAAGGGCAGAGATTGACATGAAACTCATAAAAGATGAATATCAGCGAAGAAACAGTATACCTCTGGATCGTGCCATTGTGAAGGACACCGATGGCGAGTATGAAAAACTACTTCTGGAATTAGTTGGACATGAAGATGCCTAA